From Micromonospora nigra, one genomic window encodes:
- the zwf gene encoding glucose-6-phosphate dehydrogenase, with amino-acid sequence MNPLRDPQDRRLPRIPEPCALVIFGVTGDLARKKLLPAVYDLANRGLLPPGFVVLGFARRDWVDGDFEALAHEAAREHARTPWRDEVWARLAGNIKFVGGSFDDDAAFDRLARTLDDLRDSHGIHGNAAFYFSIPPTAFPVVLKQLARTGMADNEKCGGWRRVVVEKPFGHDLPSAKALNDLVDDVFTRQDVFRIDHYLGKETVQNILALRFANSLFEPLWNSKYVDSVQITMAEDVGIGSRAGFYDSVGTARDVLQNHLLQLLALVAMEEPTSFDADEIRAEKLKVLKAITLPGDVARDTVRGQYLPGWVGGQRARSYLDEEGVPAGSTTETYVAVRLGIQNRRWAGVPFYIRAGKRLPRRVTEVAIIFKKAPHLPFNPADMEMLGNNQLVIRVQPDEGVVLKFGSKVPGTTMEVRDIAMDFQYGEAFTESSPEAYERLVLDVLIGDRTLFPDAAEVEQSWAVVDPLEHAWEGTAPEPYRSGEWGPRAADEMLAREGRAWRRA; translated from the coding sequence GTGAACCCGCTGCGCGACCCGCAGGACCGGCGACTGCCGAGGATCCCGGAGCCCTGTGCCCTGGTGATCTTCGGCGTGACCGGTGACCTGGCCCGGAAGAAGCTCCTTCCGGCTGTGTACGACCTGGCCAACCGGGGGCTGCTGCCGCCCGGTTTCGTGGTCCTCGGGTTCGCCCGGCGGGACTGGGTCGACGGCGACTTCGAGGCGCTGGCGCACGAGGCGGCGAGGGAACATGCGCGTACCCCCTGGCGGGACGAGGTGTGGGCCCGCCTGGCCGGCAACATCAAGTTCGTGGGCGGCTCGTTCGACGACGACGCCGCCTTCGACCGGCTGGCCCGGACCCTCGACGACCTGCGCGACAGCCACGGCATCCACGGCAACGCGGCGTTCTACTTCTCCATCCCCCCGACCGCGTTCCCGGTGGTGCTCAAGCAGTTGGCCCGCACCGGGATGGCCGACAACGAGAAGTGCGGCGGCTGGCGCCGGGTGGTCGTGGAGAAGCCCTTCGGCCACGACCTGCCCTCGGCGAAGGCCCTCAACGACCTCGTCGACGACGTCTTCACCCGGCAGGACGTCTTCCGGATCGACCACTACCTGGGCAAGGAGACGGTCCAGAACATCCTCGCCCTGCGCTTCGCCAACAGCCTGTTCGAGCCGCTGTGGAACTCCAAGTACGTCGACTCGGTGCAGATCACCATGGCCGAGGACGTGGGCATCGGCAGCCGGGCCGGGTTCTACGACTCGGTGGGCACCGCCCGCGACGTGCTCCAGAACCACCTGCTCCAACTGCTGGCCCTGGTCGCCATGGAGGAGCCGACCAGCTTCGACGCCGACGAGATCCGGGCCGAGAAGCTGAAGGTGCTCAAGGCGATCACCCTGCCCGGCGACGTCGCCCGGGACACCGTGCGCGGGCAGTACCTGCCCGGTTGGGTGGGCGGTCAGCGGGCCCGCAGCTACCTGGACGAGGAGGGCGTTCCCGCCGGCTCCACCACCGAGACGTACGTGGCGGTGCGGCTGGGCATCCAGAACCGGCGCTGGGCCGGGGTGCCGTTCTACATCCGCGCCGGCAAGCGGCTGCCGCGCCGGGTCACCGAGGTCGCCATCATCTTCAAGAAGGCGCCGCACCTGCCGTTCAACCCGGCCGACATGGAGATGCTCGGCAACAACCAGTTGGTCATCCGGGTGCAGCCGGACGAGGGCGTGGTGCTCAAGTTCGGTTCGAAGGTGCCCGGCACCACCATGGAGGTCCGCGACATCGCGATGGACTTCCAGTACGGCGAGGCGTTCACCGAGTCCAGCCCCGAGGCGTACGAACGGTTGGTGCTGGACGTGCTGATCGGCGACCGCACCCTGTTCCCCGACGCCGCCGAGGTCGAACAGAGCTGGGCGGTGGTGGACCCGCTGGAACACGCCTGGGAGGGCACCGCACCGGAACCGTACCGGTCGGGTGAGTGGGGCCCCCGGGCCGCCGACGAGATGCTGGCCCGCGAGGGCCGGGCCTGGAGACGAGCATGA
- a CDS encoding phosphoglycerate kinase, with product MSIRTLDDLLAEGVSGRRVLVRADLNVPLDKQTGAINDHGSASGPQGGTPDGTRIADDGRIRAVLPTLTALVQAGAKVVVFSHLGRPKGAPDPQFSLRPVAGRLGELLDAPVHFATDTVGDSARSTVDALADGQVALLENLRFNKGETSKDESERGAFADQLAAFGDAYVDDAFGAVHRRHASVYDVPARLPHFAGRLVLREVEVLSKLTASPERPYVVVLGGSKVSDKLAVIEALLPTVDRLLIGGGMCFTFLKAQGHEVGSSLLEEEMVQTCRDLLERAEGKIMLPVDVVAADAFAPDAAHDVVPADGIPSKRIGLDIGPQTVAAFAAAIKETASGEPGGARTIFWNGPMGVFEMAAFANGTRGVAEAIAGADAFTVVGGGDSAAAVRALGLDEKSFSHISTGGGASLEYLEGKTLPGIAALEN from the coding sequence GTGAGCATCCGTACCCTCGACGACCTGCTCGCCGAGGGGGTGTCGGGTCGGCGCGTGCTGGTGCGCGCCGACCTGAACGTCCCGCTCGACAAGCAGACCGGAGCGATCAACGATCATGGTTCCGCCTCCGGGCCGCAGGGCGGCACTCCGGACGGAACGAGGATCGCCGACGACGGCCGCATCCGCGCGGTGCTGCCGACGCTGACCGCGCTGGTGCAGGCCGGTGCGAAGGTGGTCGTCTTCTCGCACCTGGGCCGCCCGAAGGGCGCTCCGGACCCGCAGTTCAGCCTCCGTCCGGTCGCCGGGCGCCTCGGTGAGCTGCTCGACGCGCCGGTGCACTTCGCCACCGACACCGTCGGCGACTCGGCCCGGTCCACGGTGGACGCCCTGGCCGACGGCCAGGTCGCCCTGCTGGAGAACCTGCGCTTCAACAAGGGCGAGACCAGCAAGGACGAGTCCGAGCGCGGTGCGTTCGCCGACCAGCTCGCCGCGTTCGGCGACGCGTACGTCGACGACGCGTTCGGCGCGGTGCACCGCAGGCACGCCAGCGTGTACGACGTGCCGGCCCGGCTGCCGCACTTTGCCGGCCGTCTCGTGCTGCGCGAGGTGGAGGTGCTCTCGAAGCTGACCGCCTCTCCCGAGCGGCCGTACGTGGTGGTGCTCGGCGGGTCGAAGGTCTCCGACAAGCTGGCGGTGATCGAGGCCCTGCTGCCGACGGTCGACCGGCTGCTCATCGGCGGTGGCATGTGCTTCACCTTCCTCAAGGCCCAGGGCCACGAGGTGGGCTCCTCCCTGCTCGAGGAGGAGATGGTCCAGACCTGCCGCGACCTGCTGGAGCGCGCCGAGGGCAAGATCATGCTCCCGGTCGACGTGGTGGCCGCGGACGCGTTCGCCCCGGACGCCGCGCACGACGTGGTGCCGGCCGACGGCATCCCCAGCAAGCGGATCGGGCTGGACATCGGTCCGCAGACGGTCGCCGCGTTCGCCGCCGCCATCAAGGAGACCGCGTCCGGTGAGCCGGGCGGCGCGCGGACGATCTTCTGGAACGGCCCGATGGGCGTGTTCGAGATGGCGGCGTTCGCCAACGGCACCCGCGGGGTGGCCGAGGCCATCGCCGGCGCTGACGCGTTCACCGTGGTCGGTGGCGGCGACTCCGCCGCCGCGGTGCGGGCGCTGGGCCTGGACGAGAAGTCCTTCAGCCACATCTCCACCGGTGGCGGGGCATCCCTGGAATACCTGGAGGGCAAGACCCTCCCCGGCATCGCGGCTCTGGAGAACTGA
- a CDS encoding glucose-6-phosphate dehydrogenase assembly protein OpcA produces the protein MIGLWDTTGNEVVKALAAERRSAGGVASGMALTLIVVVDEKRVREAEAAATIAAAAHPCRLLVVVRSDVDRDRNRLDAEIVVGGRLGPCEAVVTRMYGRLALHAESVVMPLLVPDVPVVTWWHGEPPDEIATDFLGVVADRRITDAAQAADPIEALRQRARDYAPGDTDLAWTRITPWRTLVAGAFDTTEARVTDATVVAPPTDPTAALMCGWLSSRLGIRPRWEHTDAAPRMREVQLRCVNGDELTLTRDDSRATFRRTGQEDRNLPLVRRPLGDELAEELRRLNADQVYAEALGTAAGLTGLEQRQGQRVHVWKDPATAQRAEAGVTAHAGTSGQE, from the coding sequence ATGATCGGACTGTGGGACACCACCGGCAACGAGGTGGTCAAGGCACTCGCCGCCGAGCGGCGCAGCGCCGGCGGGGTGGCCAGCGGCATGGCCCTCACCCTGATCGTCGTGGTGGACGAGAAGCGGGTCCGCGAGGCGGAGGCGGCCGCCACCATCGCCGCCGCCGCCCACCCCTGCCGACTGCTGGTGGTGGTGCGCTCCGACGTCGACCGGGACCGCAACCGTCTCGACGCGGAGATCGTCGTCGGTGGTCGGCTGGGCCCGTGCGAGGCGGTGGTGACCCGGATGTACGGCCGGCTCGCCCTGCACGCCGAGTCGGTGGTCATGCCGCTGCTCGTGCCGGACGTGCCCGTGGTGACGTGGTGGCACGGTGAGCCGCCGGACGAGATCGCCACGGACTTCCTCGGCGTGGTCGCCGACCGGCGGATCACCGACGCCGCGCAGGCCGCCGACCCCATCGAGGCGCTGCGCCAGCGGGCCCGCGACTACGCGCCCGGCGACACCGACCTGGCGTGGACCCGGATCACCCCGTGGCGCACCCTCGTCGCCGGGGCCTTCGACACCACGGAGGCCCGGGTCACCGACGCCACCGTGGTCGCCCCGCCCACCGACCCGACCGCCGCGCTCATGTGCGGCTGGCTGAGCAGCCGGCTCGGCATCCGGCCGCGCTGGGAGCACACCGACGCCGCTCCCCGGATGCGCGAGGTGCAGCTGCGCTGCGTCAACGGTGACGAGCTGACGCTGACCCGCGACGACAGCAGGGCGACGTTCCGGCGTACCGGTCAGGAGGACCGCAACCTGCCGCTGGTGCGTCGCCCGCTCGGCGACGAGCTGGCCGAGGAGCTGCGCCGCCTCAACGCCGACCAGGTGTACGCCGAGGCCCTCGGCACCGCCGCCGGGCTCACCGGCCTGGAGCAGCGCCAGGGGCAGCGGGTGCACGTCTGGAAGGACCCGGCGACCGCCCAGCGGGCCGAGGCCGGGGTCACCGCGCACGCCGGCACGTCGGGGCAGGAGTGA
- the pgl gene encoding 6-phosphogluconolactonase, protein MSEASVAVHADADLLAQAVAARLLVKVLDAQAERGQASVVLTGGRIAAAVHRAVAALPARDAVDWSRVDVWWGDERFLPTGDPERNETQARAALLDVVPLDPARVHAMPASDGPDGADPEEAAARYAAELAAAARPGTATLPHFDVLMLGIGEDGHVASVFPEHPVHYDTRPVSAVRGSPKPPPVRTTLTLPAINTAEEVWLVAGGADKARAVGMALAGAGPVQVPAAGVRGTSRTLWLLDRAAAADVPTRLRSLR, encoded by the coding sequence ATGAGTGAGGCGAGTGTCGCCGTCCACGCCGACGCCGACCTGCTGGCGCAGGCCGTGGCGGCCCGACTGCTGGTCAAGGTGCTCGACGCGCAGGCGGAGCGGGGGCAGGCGTCGGTGGTGCTGACCGGCGGGCGGATCGCGGCGGCCGTCCACCGGGCGGTGGCCGCCCTGCCGGCCCGTGACGCGGTCGACTGGTCCCGCGTCGACGTCTGGTGGGGCGACGAGCGGTTCCTGCCCACCGGCGACCCGGAACGCAACGAGACCCAGGCCCGGGCGGCGCTGCTGGACGTCGTGCCGCTGGACCCGGCCCGGGTGCACGCCATGCCGGCCTCCGACGGCCCCGACGGCGCCGACCCGGAGGAGGCCGCCGCGCGGTACGCGGCCGAGCTGGCCGCCGCGGCCCGGCCGGGCACCGCCACGCTCCCCCACTTCGACGTGCTGATGCTCGGCATCGGCGAGGACGGGCACGTCGCCTCCGTCTTCCCCGAGCATCCGGTGCACTACGACACCCGGCCGGTCAGCGCGGTGCGGGGCAGCCCGAAACCGCCGCCGGTGCGCACCACGCTCACCCTCCCGGCGATCAACACGGCCGAGGAGGTGTGGCTGGTAGCCGGTGGCGCCGACAAGGCCCGCGCGGTCGGGATGGCCCTCGCCGGAGCGGGGCCCGTGCAGGTGCCGGCGGCGGGTGTCCGGGGCACCAGCCGGACCCTGTGGTTGCTGGACCGGGCGGCGGCGGCCGACGTCCCCACCCGGTTGCGCAGCCTGCGCTGA
- a CDS encoding RNA polymerase-binding protein RbpA yields the protein MPNGNVIRGTRIGSAPARHAQRYEPAPRRAVSYWCRNDHRVEISIAAEAEAPPVWDCPRCGLPAGQDAQNPPGRSRPEPYKTHLAYVKERRTQAEGEAILAEALAALHRRRGRS from the coding sequence GTGCCGAACGGCAATGTCATCCGGGGCACCCGGATCGGGTCCGCACCCGCCCGCCACGCCCAGCGCTACGAGCCGGCTCCCCGGCGGGCCGTCAGCTACTGGTGTCGCAACGACCACCGGGTCGAGATCAGCATCGCCGCCGAGGCGGAGGCTCCGCCCGTCTGGGACTGCCCGCGCTGCGGTCTGCCCGCCGGGCAGGACGCCCAGAACCCGCCGGGCCGGTCGCGCCCCGAGCCCTACAAGACCCATCTGGCGTACGTGAAGGAGCGGCGCACCCAGGCCGAGGGGGAGGCGATCCTCGCCGAGGCCCTCGCCGCCCTGCACCGCCGTCGGGGCCGTTCCTGA
- the secG gene encoding preprotein translocase subunit SecG: protein MPIWFAYTLIVLLVITSVILTMLILLHRGKGGGLSSMFGGGVSSSLAGSSVAEKNLDRYTVLVGIVWFACIVGLGLWLRLQVGS, encoded by the coding sequence ATGCCGATCTGGTTCGCATACACGTTGATCGTGTTGCTGGTCATCACGAGCGTCATCCTGACCATGCTCATCCTGCTGCACCGCGGTAAGGGCGGTGGGTTGTCGAGCATGTTCGGCGGCGGCGTCAGCTCCAGCCTGGCCGGGTCGTCGGTGGCCGAGAAGAACCTCGACCGCTACACCGTCCTGGTGGGTATCGTCTGGTTCGCCTGCATCGTCGGGCTGGGGCTCTGGCTGCGACTCCAGGTGGGCAGCTGA
- the tpiA gene encoding triose-phosphate isomerase, which produces MASATRRPLMAGNWKMNCNHLEANLLLQKLAASLTEKQLTDVETVVLPPFTDLRTVQTAVDGDKLLIGYGAQDLSPHASGAYTGEISGSMLAKLGCTYVAVGHSERRQYHREDDALVGAKVQAALANGLTPILCVGEGLDVREQGNQVAHCNEQLDGALKGLSAEQVTKVVVAYEPVWAIGTGKTATPEDAQEVCGALRQRLAENYDQGTADQVRVLYGGSVKSSNVAAIMAQPDVDGALVGGASLDAEEFAKICRFPEHITR; this is translated from the coding sequence ATGGCGAGCGCCACCCGTCGGCCGCTGATGGCCGGCAACTGGAAGATGAACTGCAACCACCTCGAGGCCAACCTGCTGCTGCAGAAGCTGGCGGCCAGCCTCACCGAGAAGCAACTCACCGACGTCGAGACGGTGGTGCTGCCCCCGTTCACCGACCTGCGCACCGTGCAGACGGCGGTCGACGGCGACAAGCTGCTCATCGGCTACGGCGCGCAGGACCTGTCCCCGCACGCCTCGGGCGCGTACACGGGCGAGATCTCCGGCTCGATGCTGGCCAAGCTCGGCTGCACGTACGTGGCGGTCGGCCACTCGGAGCGGCGGCAGTACCACCGGGAGGACGACGCGCTGGTCGGCGCCAAGGTGCAGGCGGCGCTGGCCAACGGCCTGACCCCGATCCTCTGCGTGGGGGAGGGGCTGGACGTCCGCGAGCAGGGCAACCAGGTGGCGCACTGCAACGAGCAGCTCGACGGCGCCCTGAAGGGCCTCTCCGCCGAGCAGGTGACCAAGGTCGTGGTGGCGTACGAGCCGGTCTGGGCGATCGGCACCGGCAAGACCGCGACGCCCGAGGACGCCCAGGAGGTGTGCGGGGCGCTACGGCAGCGGCTGGCGGAGAACTACGACCAGGGCACCGCAGACCAGGTCCGGGTCCTCTACGGCGGTTCGGTGAAGTCGTCGAACGTGGCGGCGATCATGGCGCAGCCGGACGTGGACGGGGCTCTGGTGGGCGGCGCGAGCCTGGACGCCGAGGAGTTCGCGAAGATCTGCCGGTTCCCGGAGCACATCACCCGCTGA